In Coregonus clupeaformis isolate EN_2021a chromosome 15, ASM2061545v1, whole genome shotgun sequence, one genomic interval encodes:
- the LOC121571432 gene encoding SKI family transcriptional corepressor 1 homolog-B isoform X7: MESIPNQQPAGRDSSSSPSSKQDVQPFSSPISLKPNQVSETALYGVHIVSLVIDGQERLCLAQISNTLLKNYSYNEIHNRRVALGITCVQCTPVQLEILRRAGAMPISSRRCGMITKREAERLCKSFLGAHNPPKLPENFAFDVSHECAWGSRGSFIPARYNSSRAKCIKCTYCNMYFSPNKFIFHSHRTPESKYTQPDAANFNSWRRHLKLTDKSSSDDVAHAWEDVKAMFNGGSRKRTLPMSGSCMSSPLKSHSTSNPNQRSSPEVPHKTLRCDEDRGRPNISLPNGVRNYPVIPVPSKSFGMLQKIPPPLFPHPYGFPAFGLCQKKDDGVGEINKTNVSGVFWPGAKDSIYPSFPMFWPTAGGLPMPPYQQSPPKPPSELLSVRQSELELSDQSDRCANTPKDSFHDSERCSSSQSTRNEEDKSGDEARSMEGPPTTPRKINYISAFRPVVKDAESIAKLYGNRDTYNGVRSGYLSPDFVSESSSYRSMSPDVDSADDPDVDVESNRAQEDEESVQLSVEDRQSPPPLNPPHSGPEDSQELGTSPGPPPEDPHSGSSDDERHGRQVSERNDTPVYEVYTHEKDGHMPLNGQSTFGSKHSSPLQSNGVLHVSDPHKQRSPTREDVPQRAYQDQGKESPPCDGALRQHEVSRIHKKDIENMAKEELQKQLVEQVELRKKLEREFQSLKGPNEEGTVLQRRDGPTASYCPRSS; this comes from the exons ATGGAGTCGATACCCAATCAACAACCAGCGGGACGAGACTCCAGCTCTTCCCCCAGCTCCAAGCAGGACGTTCAGCCCTTCTCCAGCCCCATCTCCCTGAAGCCTAACCAAGTCAGCGAGACCGCGTTGTATGGAGTGCACATCGTGTCTTTGGTCATAGATGGCCAGGAAAGACTTTGCTTGGCGCAGATATCCAACACATTGCTAAAGAACTACAGTTACAACGAAATCCATAACCGACGCGTTGCTCTTGGAATCACCTGCGTCCAGTGCACGCCAGTCCAGCTCGAGATACTGAGGCGCGCTGGCGCGATGCCAATCTCCTCGCGGCGCTGCGGTATGATCACTAAGCGCGAAGCCGAGAGGCTATGTAAATCATTCCTCGGTGCTCACAACCCACCAAAGCTACCGGAAAATTTCGCTTTTGATGTCTCTCATGAATGTGCTTGGGGAAGCAGAGGTAGCTTCATACCTGCAAGGTATAACAGCTCGAGGGCCAAGTGCATTAAATGCACATATTGCAACATGTATTTTTCCCCGAATAAATTCATATTCCACTCCCATCGCACTCCCGAGTCCAAGTATACACAGCCAGACGCAGCAAACTTCAATTCGTGGAGGCGCCATCTCAAACTAACAGACAAAAGCTCGTCAGATGATGTTGCCCACGCGTGGGAGGATGTTAAAGCGATGTTCAACGGGGGGAGTCGTAAGAGGACGCTACCTATGAGTGGGTCATGCATGTCCTCTCCTTTGAAGTCACATTCCACCAGTAACCCAAACCAAAGAAGTTCCCCCGAGGTACCCCATAAAACGTTGCGTTGTGACGAAGACCGAGGTAGGCCTAACATCAGTCTGCCAAATGGCGTCCGGAACTACCCGGTTATCCCTGTGCCCAGCAAGAGCTTTGGGATGCTTCAAAAGATCCCGCCACCGCTCTTCCCCCACCCGTACGGATTCCCTGCGTTTGGACTGTGTCAAAAGAAGGACGACGGAGTGGGAGAGATAAATAAAACCAACGTTTCGGGTGTCTTTTGGCCAGGCGCAAAGGACAGTATATATCCCTCTTTCCCCATGTTTTGGCCTACAGCAGGTGGCCTACCGATGCCACCGTATCAACAGTCACCACCCAAACCGCCCTCAGAGCTCTTAAGTGTCCGGCAGAGTGAGCTCGAGTTATCGGATCAAAGTGACCGGTGCGCAAACACACCTAAGGATAGCTTTCACGACAGCGAGCGCTGCTCCAGCTCACAATCCACCCGGAATGAAGAGGATAAATCCGGGGATGAGGCCCGGTCGATGGAAGGACCCCCCACAACTCCACGGAAGATAAATTACATCTCTGCGTTCAGACCTGTGGTGAAAGACGCCGAAAGCATTGCAAAGCTATACGGCAACAGGGACACGTACAACGGTGTGCGCTCTGGTTACCTATCCCCAGATTTCGTGAGTGAAAGTTCTAGCTATAGGTCTATGTCCCCGGATGTGGATAGCGCGGACGACCCAGACGTTGACGTGGAGTCAAACAGGGCACAAGAGGATGAAGAGTCAGTCCAACTGTCAGTGGAGGACCGTCAGAGTCCCCCGCCCCTCAACCCACCCCATTCCGGGCCTGAAGATAGTCAAGAGCTGGGGACAAGTCCAGGACCACCCCCGGAAGATCCCCACTCCGGGTCCTCTGATGACGAGAGGCATGGTAGACAGGTGTCAGAGCGCAATGATACACCGGTGTACGAA GTGTACACACATGAAAAGGATGGACACATGCCTTTGAACGGTCAATCTACGTTTGGATCAAAACACAGCAGCCCATTGCAATCGAACG GTGTCCTCCATGTTTCCGACCCACATAAACAACGTTCTCCTACAAGAGAGGACGTGCCACAGAGAGCCTATCAGGACCAAGGAAAGGAAAGCCCACcat GCGATGGGGCATTACGTCAGCATGAAGTCAGTAGAATCCACAAAAAAGACATCGAAAACATGGCTAAAG AGGAACTTCAGAAACAGCTTGTAGAACAAGTGGAGCTCAGAAAAAAGTTGGAACGCGAATTTCAAAGTTTAAAAG GACCAAATGAAGAGGGAACTGTCCTACAGAGAAGAGATGGTCCAACAGCTTCATATTGTCCGAG AAGCTCATGA
- the LOC121571432 gene encoding SKI family transcriptional corepressor 1 homolog-B isoform X8: protein MESIPNQQPAGRDSSSSPSSKQDVQPFSSPISLKPNQVSETALYGVHIVSLVIDGQERLCLAQISNTLLKNYSYNEIHNRRVALGITCVQCTPVQLEILRRAGAMPISSRRCGMITKREAERLCKSFLGAHNPPKLPENFAFDVSHECAWGSRGSFIPARYNSSRAKCIKCTYCNMYFSPNKFIFHSHRTPESKYTQPDAANFNSWRRHLKLTDKSSSDDVAHAWEDVKAMFNGGSRKRTLPMSGSCMSSPLKSHSTSNPNQRSSPEVPHKTLRCDEDRGRPNISLPNGVRNYPVIPVPSKSFGMLQKIPPPLFPHPYGFPAFGLCQKKDDGVGEINKTNVSGVFWPGAKDSIYPSFPMFWPTAGGLPMPPYQQSPPKPPSELLSVRQSELELSDQSDRCANTPKDSFHDSERCSSSQSTRNEEDKSGDEARSMEGPPTTPRKINYISAFRPVVKDAESIAKLYGNRDTYNGVRSGYLSPDFVSESSSYRSMSPDVDSADDPDVDVESNRAQEDEESVQLSVEDRQSPPPLNPPHSGPEDSQELGTSPGPPPEDPHSGSSDDERHGRQVSERNDTPVYEVYTHEKDGHMPLNGQSTFGSKHSSPLQSNGVLHVSDPHKQRSPTREDVPQRAYQDQGKESPPCDGALRQHEVSRIHKKDIENMAKEELQKQLVEQVELRKKLEREFQSLKGPNEEGTVLQRRDGPTASYCPSS, encoded by the exons ATGGAGTCGATACCCAATCAACAACCAGCGGGACGAGACTCCAGCTCTTCCCCCAGCTCCAAGCAGGACGTTCAGCCCTTCTCCAGCCCCATCTCCCTGAAGCCTAACCAAGTCAGCGAGACCGCGTTGTATGGAGTGCACATCGTGTCTTTGGTCATAGATGGCCAGGAAAGACTTTGCTTGGCGCAGATATCCAACACATTGCTAAAGAACTACAGTTACAACGAAATCCATAACCGACGCGTTGCTCTTGGAATCACCTGCGTCCAGTGCACGCCAGTCCAGCTCGAGATACTGAGGCGCGCTGGCGCGATGCCAATCTCCTCGCGGCGCTGCGGTATGATCACTAAGCGCGAAGCCGAGAGGCTATGTAAATCATTCCTCGGTGCTCACAACCCACCAAAGCTACCGGAAAATTTCGCTTTTGATGTCTCTCATGAATGTGCTTGGGGAAGCAGAGGTAGCTTCATACCTGCAAGGTATAACAGCTCGAGGGCCAAGTGCATTAAATGCACATATTGCAACATGTATTTTTCCCCGAATAAATTCATATTCCACTCCCATCGCACTCCCGAGTCCAAGTATACACAGCCAGACGCAGCAAACTTCAATTCGTGGAGGCGCCATCTCAAACTAACAGACAAAAGCTCGTCAGATGATGTTGCCCACGCGTGGGAGGATGTTAAAGCGATGTTCAACGGGGGGAGTCGTAAGAGGACGCTACCTATGAGTGGGTCATGCATGTCCTCTCCTTTGAAGTCACATTCCACCAGTAACCCAAACCAAAGAAGTTCCCCCGAGGTACCCCATAAAACGTTGCGTTGTGACGAAGACCGAGGTAGGCCTAACATCAGTCTGCCAAATGGCGTCCGGAACTACCCGGTTATCCCTGTGCCCAGCAAGAGCTTTGGGATGCTTCAAAAGATCCCGCCACCGCTCTTCCCCCACCCGTACGGATTCCCTGCGTTTGGACTGTGTCAAAAGAAGGACGACGGAGTGGGAGAGATAAATAAAACCAACGTTTCGGGTGTCTTTTGGCCAGGCGCAAAGGACAGTATATATCCCTCTTTCCCCATGTTTTGGCCTACAGCAGGTGGCCTACCGATGCCACCGTATCAACAGTCACCACCCAAACCGCCCTCAGAGCTCTTAAGTGTCCGGCAGAGTGAGCTCGAGTTATCGGATCAAAGTGACCGGTGCGCAAACACACCTAAGGATAGCTTTCACGACAGCGAGCGCTGCTCCAGCTCACAATCCACCCGGAATGAAGAGGATAAATCCGGGGATGAGGCCCGGTCGATGGAAGGACCCCCCACAACTCCACGGAAGATAAATTACATCTCTGCGTTCAGACCTGTGGTGAAAGACGCCGAAAGCATTGCAAAGCTATACGGCAACAGGGACACGTACAACGGTGTGCGCTCTGGTTACCTATCCCCAGATTTCGTGAGTGAAAGTTCTAGCTATAGGTCTATGTCCCCGGATGTGGATAGCGCGGACGACCCAGACGTTGACGTGGAGTCAAACAGGGCACAAGAGGATGAAGAGTCAGTCCAACTGTCAGTGGAGGACCGTCAGAGTCCCCCGCCCCTCAACCCACCCCATTCCGGGCCTGAAGATAGTCAAGAGCTGGGGACAAGTCCAGGACCACCCCCGGAAGATCCCCACTCCGGGTCCTCTGATGACGAGAGGCATGGTAGACAGGTGTCAGAGCGCAATGATACACCGGTGTACGAA GTGTACACACATGAAAAGGATGGACACATGCCTTTGAACGGTCAATCTACGTTTGGATCAAAACACAGCAGCCCATTGCAATCGAACG GTGTCCTCCATGTTTCCGACCCACATAAACAACGTTCTCCTACAAGAGAGGACGTGCCACAGAGAGCCTATCAGGACCAAGGAAAGGAAAGCCCACcat GCGATGGGGCATTACGTCAGCATGAAGTCAGTAGAATCCACAAAAAAGACATCGAAAACATGGCTAAAG AGGAACTTCAGAAACAGCTTGTAGAACAAGTGGAGCTCAGAAAAAAGTTGGAACGCGAATTTCAAAGTTTAAAAG GACCAAATGAAGAGGGAACTGTCCTACAGAGAAGAGATGGTCCAACAGCTTCATATTGTCCGAG CTCATGA
- the LOC121571432 gene encoding SKI family transcriptional corepressor 1 homolog-B isoform X5 — protein MESIPNQQPAGRDSSSSPSSKQDVQPFSSPISLKPNQVSETALYGVHIVSLVIDGQERLCLAQISNTLLKNYSYNEIHNRRVALGITCVQCTPVQLEILRRAGAMPISSRRCGMITKREAERLCKSFLGAHNPPKLPENFAFDVSHECAWGSRGSFIPARYNSSRAKCIKCTYCNMYFSPNKFIFHSHRTPESKYTQPDAANFNSWRRHLKLTDKSSSDDVAHAWEDVKAMFNGGSRKRTLPMSGSCMSSPLKSHSTSNPNQRSSPEVPHKTLRCDEDRGRPNISLPNGVRNYPVIPVPSKSFGMLQKIPPPLFPHPYGFPAFGLCQKKDDGVGEINKTNVSGVFWPGAKDSIYPSFPMFWPTAGGLPMPPYQQSPPKPPSELLSVRQSELELSDQSDRCANTPKDSFHDSERCSSSQSTRNEEDKSGDEARSMEGPPTTPRKINYISAFRPVVKDAESIAKLYGNRDTYNGVRSGYLSPDFVSESSSYRSMSPDVDSADDPDVDVESNRAQEDEESVQLSVEDRQSPPPLNPPHSGPEDSQELGTSPGPPPEDPHSGSSDDERHGRQVSERNDTPVYEVYTHEKDGHMPLNGQSTFGSKHSSPLQSNGVLHVSDPHKQRSPTREDVPQRAYQDQGKESPPCDGALRQHEVSRIHKKDIENMAKEELQKQLVEQVELRKKLEREFQSLKGPNEEGTVLQRRDGPTASYCPRHFVQRVGSRKKGALCNTTEAKRSS, from the exons ATGGAGTCGATACCCAATCAACAACCAGCGGGACGAGACTCCAGCTCTTCCCCCAGCTCCAAGCAGGACGTTCAGCCCTTCTCCAGCCCCATCTCCCTGAAGCCTAACCAAGTCAGCGAGACCGCGTTGTATGGAGTGCACATCGTGTCTTTGGTCATAGATGGCCAGGAAAGACTTTGCTTGGCGCAGATATCCAACACATTGCTAAAGAACTACAGTTACAACGAAATCCATAACCGACGCGTTGCTCTTGGAATCACCTGCGTCCAGTGCACGCCAGTCCAGCTCGAGATACTGAGGCGCGCTGGCGCGATGCCAATCTCCTCGCGGCGCTGCGGTATGATCACTAAGCGCGAAGCCGAGAGGCTATGTAAATCATTCCTCGGTGCTCACAACCCACCAAAGCTACCGGAAAATTTCGCTTTTGATGTCTCTCATGAATGTGCTTGGGGAAGCAGAGGTAGCTTCATACCTGCAAGGTATAACAGCTCGAGGGCCAAGTGCATTAAATGCACATATTGCAACATGTATTTTTCCCCGAATAAATTCATATTCCACTCCCATCGCACTCCCGAGTCCAAGTATACACAGCCAGACGCAGCAAACTTCAATTCGTGGAGGCGCCATCTCAAACTAACAGACAAAAGCTCGTCAGATGATGTTGCCCACGCGTGGGAGGATGTTAAAGCGATGTTCAACGGGGGGAGTCGTAAGAGGACGCTACCTATGAGTGGGTCATGCATGTCCTCTCCTTTGAAGTCACATTCCACCAGTAACCCAAACCAAAGAAGTTCCCCCGAGGTACCCCATAAAACGTTGCGTTGTGACGAAGACCGAGGTAGGCCTAACATCAGTCTGCCAAATGGCGTCCGGAACTACCCGGTTATCCCTGTGCCCAGCAAGAGCTTTGGGATGCTTCAAAAGATCCCGCCACCGCTCTTCCCCCACCCGTACGGATTCCCTGCGTTTGGACTGTGTCAAAAGAAGGACGACGGAGTGGGAGAGATAAATAAAACCAACGTTTCGGGTGTCTTTTGGCCAGGCGCAAAGGACAGTATATATCCCTCTTTCCCCATGTTTTGGCCTACAGCAGGTGGCCTACCGATGCCACCGTATCAACAGTCACCACCCAAACCGCCCTCAGAGCTCTTAAGTGTCCGGCAGAGTGAGCTCGAGTTATCGGATCAAAGTGACCGGTGCGCAAACACACCTAAGGATAGCTTTCACGACAGCGAGCGCTGCTCCAGCTCACAATCCACCCGGAATGAAGAGGATAAATCCGGGGATGAGGCCCGGTCGATGGAAGGACCCCCCACAACTCCACGGAAGATAAATTACATCTCTGCGTTCAGACCTGTGGTGAAAGACGCCGAAAGCATTGCAAAGCTATACGGCAACAGGGACACGTACAACGGTGTGCGCTCTGGTTACCTATCCCCAGATTTCGTGAGTGAAAGTTCTAGCTATAGGTCTATGTCCCCGGATGTGGATAGCGCGGACGACCCAGACGTTGACGTGGAGTCAAACAGGGCACAAGAGGATGAAGAGTCAGTCCAACTGTCAGTGGAGGACCGTCAGAGTCCCCCGCCCCTCAACCCACCCCATTCCGGGCCTGAAGATAGTCAAGAGCTGGGGACAAGTCCAGGACCACCCCCGGAAGATCCCCACTCCGGGTCCTCTGATGACGAGAGGCATGGTAGACAGGTGTCAGAGCGCAATGATACACCGGTGTACGAA GTGTACACACATGAAAAGGATGGACACATGCCTTTGAACGGTCAATCTACGTTTGGATCAAAACACAGCAGCCCATTGCAATCGAACG GTGTCCTCCATGTTTCCGACCCACATAAACAACGTTCTCCTACAAGAGAGGACGTGCCACAGAGAGCCTATCAGGACCAAGGAAAGGAAAGCCCACcat GCGATGGGGCATTACGTCAGCATGAAGTCAGTAGAATCCACAAAAAAGACATCGAAAACATGGCTAAAG AGGAACTTCAGAAACAGCTTGTAGAACAAGTGGAGCTCAGAAAAAAGTTGGAACGCGAATTTCAAAGTTTAAAAG GACCAAATGAAGAGGGAACTGTCCTACAGAGAAGAGATGGTCCAACAGCTTCATATTGTCCGAG ACACTTTGTGCAGCGAGTTGGATCAAGAAAGAAAGGCGCGTTATGCAATACAACAGAAGCTAAAAG AAGCTCATGA
- the LOC121571432 gene encoding SKI family transcriptional corepressor 1 homolog-B isoform X6 — protein sequence MESIPNQQPAGRDSSSSPSSKQDVQPFSSPISLKPNQVSETALYGVHIVSLVIDGQERLCLAQISNTLLKNYSYNEIHNRRVALGITCVQCTPVQLEILRRAGAMPISSRRCGMITKREAERLCKSFLGAHNPPKLPENFAFDVSHECAWGSRGSFIPARYNSSRAKCIKCTYCNMYFSPNKFIFHSHRTPESKYTQPDAANFNSWRRHLKLTDKSSSDDVAHAWEDVKAMFNGGSRKRTLPMSGSCMSSPLKSHSTSNPNQRSSPEVPHKTLRCDEDRGRPNISLPNGVRNYPVIPVPSKSFGMLQKIPPPLFPHPYGFPAFGLCQKKDDGVGEINKTNVSGVFWPGAKDSIYPSFPMFWPTAGGLPMPPYQQSPPKPPSELLSVRQSELELSDQSDRCANTPKDSFHDSERCSSSQSTRNEEDKSGDEARSMEGPPTTPRKINYISAFRPVVKDAESIAKLYGNRDTYNGVRSGYLSPDFVSESSSYRSMSPDVDSADDPDVDVESNRAQEDEESVQLSVEDRQSPPPLNPPHSGPEDSQELGTSPGPPPEDPHSGSSDDERHGRQVSERNDTPVYEVYTHEKDGHMPLNGQSTFGSKHSSPLQSNGVLHVSDPHKQRSPTREDVPQRAYQDQGKESPPCDGALRQHEVSRIHKKDIENMAKEELQKQLVEQVELRKKLEREFQSLKGPNEEGTVLQRRDGPTASYCPRHFVQRVGSRKKGALCNTTEAKSS from the exons ATGGAGTCGATACCCAATCAACAACCAGCGGGACGAGACTCCAGCTCTTCCCCCAGCTCCAAGCAGGACGTTCAGCCCTTCTCCAGCCCCATCTCCCTGAAGCCTAACCAAGTCAGCGAGACCGCGTTGTATGGAGTGCACATCGTGTCTTTGGTCATAGATGGCCAGGAAAGACTTTGCTTGGCGCAGATATCCAACACATTGCTAAAGAACTACAGTTACAACGAAATCCATAACCGACGCGTTGCTCTTGGAATCACCTGCGTCCAGTGCACGCCAGTCCAGCTCGAGATACTGAGGCGCGCTGGCGCGATGCCAATCTCCTCGCGGCGCTGCGGTATGATCACTAAGCGCGAAGCCGAGAGGCTATGTAAATCATTCCTCGGTGCTCACAACCCACCAAAGCTACCGGAAAATTTCGCTTTTGATGTCTCTCATGAATGTGCTTGGGGAAGCAGAGGTAGCTTCATACCTGCAAGGTATAACAGCTCGAGGGCCAAGTGCATTAAATGCACATATTGCAACATGTATTTTTCCCCGAATAAATTCATATTCCACTCCCATCGCACTCCCGAGTCCAAGTATACACAGCCAGACGCAGCAAACTTCAATTCGTGGAGGCGCCATCTCAAACTAACAGACAAAAGCTCGTCAGATGATGTTGCCCACGCGTGGGAGGATGTTAAAGCGATGTTCAACGGGGGGAGTCGTAAGAGGACGCTACCTATGAGTGGGTCATGCATGTCCTCTCCTTTGAAGTCACATTCCACCAGTAACCCAAACCAAAGAAGTTCCCCCGAGGTACCCCATAAAACGTTGCGTTGTGACGAAGACCGAGGTAGGCCTAACATCAGTCTGCCAAATGGCGTCCGGAACTACCCGGTTATCCCTGTGCCCAGCAAGAGCTTTGGGATGCTTCAAAAGATCCCGCCACCGCTCTTCCCCCACCCGTACGGATTCCCTGCGTTTGGACTGTGTCAAAAGAAGGACGACGGAGTGGGAGAGATAAATAAAACCAACGTTTCGGGTGTCTTTTGGCCAGGCGCAAAGGACAGTATATATCCCTCTTTCCCCATGTTTTGGCCTACAGCAGGTGGCCTACCGATGCCACCGTATCAACAGTCACCACCCAAACCGCCCTCAGAGCTCTTAAGTGTCCGGCAGAGTGAGCTCGAGTTATCGGATCAAAGTGACCGGTGCGCAAACACACCTAAGGATAGCTTTCACGACAGCGAGCGCTGCTCCAGCTCACAATCCACCCGGAATGAAGAGGATAAATCCGGGGATGAGGCCCGGTCGATGGAAGGACCCCCCACAACTCCACGGAAGATAAATTACATCTCTGCGTTCAGACCTGTGGTGAAAGACGCCGAAAGCATTGCAAAGCTATACGGCAACAGGGACACGTACAACGGTGTGCGCTCTGGTTACCTATCCCCAGATTTCGTGAGTGAAAGTTCTAGCTATAGGTCTATGTCCCCGGATGTGGATAGCGCGGACGACCCAGACGTTGACGTGGAGTCAAACAGGGCACAAGAGGATGAAGAGTCAGTCCAACTGTCAGTGGAGGACCGTCAGAGTCCCCCGCCCCTCAACCCACCCCATTCCGGGCCTGAAGATAGTCAAGAGCTGGGGACAAGTCCAGGACCACCCCCGGAAGATCCCCACTCCGGGTCCTCTGATGACGAGAGGCATGGTAGACAGGTGTCAGAGCGCAATGATACACCGGTGTACGAA GTGTACACACATGAAAAGGATGGACACATGCCTTTGAACGGTCAATCTACGTTTGGATCAAAACACAGCAGCCCATTGCAATCGAACG GTGTCCTCCATGTTTCCGACCCACATAAACAACGTTCTCCTACAAGAGAGGACGTGCCACAGAGAGCCTATCAGGACCAAGGAAAGGAAAGCCCACcat GCGATGGGGCATTACGTCAGCATGAAGTCAGTAGAATCCACAAAAAAGACATCGAAAACATGGCTAAAG AGGAACTTCAGAAACAGCTTGTAGAACAAGTGGAGCTCAGAAAAAAGTTGGAACGCGAATTTCAAAGTTTAAAAG GACCAAATGAAGAGGGAACTGTCCTACAGAGAAGAGATGGTCCAACAGCTTCATATTGTCCGAG ACACTTTGTGCAGCGAGTTGGATCAAGAAAGAAAGGCGCGTTATGCAATACAACAGAAGCTAAAAG CTCATGA